GAAGCCGAGCGTGACGAAGCCCATGTGCGCAATCGACGAATAAGCAATCAGCTTCTTCATGTCTTTTTGCACCAGCGCCACCAGACCGATATAGATCACAGCGATCAGCGATAAGGTAATGATGAAGCCGGCCAGGTAGTGGCTGGCGTCAGGCGTGATCGGCAGCGAGAAACGCAGGAAGCCGTAGCCGCCCAGCTTCAGCATGATGGCCGCCAGCACCACGGAGCCGCCGGTCGGCGCTTCCACGTGGGCGTCAGGCAACCAGGTATGCACCGGCCACATCGGCACCTTGACGGCAAACGCGATCAGGAATGCCAGGAAGATCAGGATTTGTTCCGACATGTCCAGCGGCAGCTGGTGCCAGGTCAGGATTTCGAAAGTGCCGGAATGGAAGTACAGGTACAGCAAAGCCACCAGCATCAGCAGCGAGCCCATCAGCGTGTACAGGAAGAACTTGATCGCTGCATACACCCGGTTAGTTCCGCCCCAGACGCCGACGATGATGAACATCGGGATCAGGGTGGCTTCAAAGAATACATAGAACAGCATGCCGTCCAGCGTGCAGAAGACGCCGATCATCAAGCCCGACAGGATCAGGAAGGCGCCCATGTATTGCGCGACCTTCTTCTCGATCACCTGCCACGCCGAGATCACCACCAGCACCGTGATGAAAGCGGTCAGCGGGATGAACCACAGCGAGATGCCGTCGATGCCGAGGTAATAATTGATGTTGAAGCGGTCGATCCATACCGACTTTTCAACAAACTGCATGCCCTGGAAACCGTTGTCGAACTGCCGCACGATCGGCAAGGTGACCACGAAGCTGACCGCTGCGCCCAGCAGCGAAAGCCAGCGCACCAGAGTTGGATTGTCGTCGCGGCCCACTGCCAGGACGAGGATACCAAACGCGACCGGACACCAGATCGCGAGGCTGAGAAGAGGGAAAGTTGACTGCATCATATGTATTATTTATCTACCTTGCTGAGTTTGCCGTGTGTGCTTTAGCAGCTTATTTGAACGGATACGGCATGAACCAAACCAGGAAACCCAGCACGCCGATGATCATCACGAACGCATAGTGATAGATGTAGCCGGATTGCCAGAGACGGGTGATCTTCGAGAACCAGTTGACCGCCTTGGCGCTGCCGTTGACGATCAAGCCGTCGATCAGGCCACGGTCGCCGGCATTCCACAAGCCGCGACCCAGCATGCGGGCGCCGCCGGCAAACACGATGTCGTTGAACTTGTCCATATAGTATTTGTTGTCGAGCAGCGTGAAGATCGGCAGAAACTTCTGCTTGATCGCTGCCGGCAGACGCGGATTGGCCATGTAGCAGTAGTACGCTGACGCTACGCCGGCGATCGCCAGCCACAGCGGCGCCGAGCCGAATGCGTGCGCGACCATGCCGATCGGGCCGTGGAAATCGCTGCGCAGTTCTTCCATCGCATGGTGAGCTTCGTTGACGAAAATCACATCCTTGAAGAAGCTGCCGAACAACATCGGTTCGATTGCAAAGAAACCGATGACGGCGGATGGAATCGCCAGCATGACCAGCGGCAGCGTCACCACCCAAGGCGACTCGTGCGGCTTCTGACCTGGGGCCAGGCCGTGATGCTCGTGCTCTTCTTCGGCCTCGTCATGATGGGCGTCGTGCGCATCGTGAGCAGCATGGGCGTCGTTGGCCGCATGCGCCGGCGCATGGTGGCCATGGTCATCGTGCGCCTTGCCGAAACGTTCTTCGCCATGGAACACCATGAAGTACATGCGGAAGGAATAGAAGGCGGTCACGAAGACGCTGGCCAGCACGGCGAAATAGGCAAAACCGGAGCCGAACAAAGTCGATGCATGCGCCGCTTCGATGATGCTGTCCTTGGAATAGAAGCCAGAGAAGAATGGCGTGCCGATCAGGGCCAGCGAACCGACCAGCGAAGTGATCCAGGTGATCGGCATGTATTTGCGCAGGCCGCCCATGTTGCGCATGTCCTGGTCGTGGTGCAGGCCGATGATCACGGAGCCGGCGCCAAGGAACAGCAAAGCCTTGAAGAAGGCGTGCGTCATCAGGTGGAACACCGCCACCGAGTAGGCTGAAGCGCCCAGCGCCACGGTCATGTAGCCCAACTGCGACAAGGTCGAGTATGCAACCACGCGCTTGATGTCGGTCTGGATCACGCCGAGGAAGCCCATGAACAGTGCCGTGATCGAGCCGATGATCAGGATGAAGGACAAGGCGGTATCGGACAGCTCGAACAGCGGCGACATGCGGGTCACCATGAAGATACCGGCGGTCACCATGGTCGCCGCGTGGATCAGTGCGGAAATCGGGGTCGGACCTTCCATCGAATCCGGCAACCAGACGTGCAGCGGGAACTGCGCCGACTTACCCATGGCGCCGATGAACAGGCAGATGCAGGCCACGGTCAGCAGCATCCAGTCGCTGCCCGGCAGGGTCAGTTGCGCCAGGATGCCCTTTTGCGCGAACACTTCGGTGTAGTTCATCGAGCCGGAATATGCCAGCAGCAAACCGATGCCGAGGATGAAGCCGAAGTCGCCGACACGGTTGACCAGGAAGGCTTTCATGTTGGCGAAGATCGCCGTCGGACGGGTGTACCAGAAACCAATCAGCAGATACGACACCAGGCCCACCGCTTCCCAGCCGAAGAACAGCTGCAGGAAGTTGTTGCTCATGACCAGCATCAGCATCGAGAAGGTGAACAGGGAGATGTAGGAGAAGAAGCGGTTATAGCCTTCGTCGTCCTTCATGTAGCCGATGGTGTAGATATGCACCATCAGCGAGACAAAGGTCACCACGCACATCATCATCGCGGTCAGGCTGTCGATCAGGAAGCCGACCTCCAGCTTGACGCCGCCGACCGTCATCCAGGTGTACAAGGTGCCATTGAACGTGGCGCCGTCGATCACCTGCAGCAAGGTCTGCATGGAAATGATCAGGGCGATCAGCACGCCCAGGATCGTGACCGTATGCGAGGTCTTGCGACCGACCAGATTGCCGAAGAATTTGGTACCGAATAAGCCCGCGATCGCGGCACCAGCCAGGGGTGCCAACGGTACGGCAAGAAGTAATTGTGGGTTAAGTTGCCCCGCCATGATGAACCTTATCTTTATTCGTTATTTGTTGTCTGCGTACTCTTCACATGCCTCGCCAGCCCTCGCCGGCAAGACAAACCTCGTCAACCCTTCAGGCTATCGAGATCCTCCACGTTGATGGTGTCCAGGTTACGGAACAACGCCACCAGAATCGCCAGGCCGATCGCCGCTTCAGCGGCAGCTACCGTGAGGATGAAGAAAACGAAAATCTGCCCTGCCGCATCACCCAGGTAATACGAAAAGGCGATGAAGTTCATGTTCACCGCCAGCAGCATCAATTCGATTGCCATCAGCAATACGAT
This Collimonas sp. PA-H2 DNA region includes the following protein-coding sequences:
- the nuoL gene encoding NADH-quinone oxidoreductase subunit L; translation: MAGQLNPQLLLAVPLAPLAGAAIAGLFGTKFFGNLVGRKTSHTVTILGVLIALIISMQTLLQVIDGATFNGTLYTWMTVGGVKLEVGFLIDSLTAMMMCVVTFVSLMVHIYTIGYMKDDEGYNRFFSYISLFTFSMLMLVMSNNFLQLFFGWEAVGLVSYLLIGFWYTRPTAIFANMKAFLVNRVGDFGFILGIGLLLAYSGSMNYTEVFAQKGILAQLTLPGSDWMLLTVACICLFIGAMGKSAQFPLHVWLPDSMEGPTPISALIHAATMVTAGIFMVTRMSPLFELSDTALSFILIIGSITALFMGFLGVIQTDIKRVVAYSTLSQLGYMTVALGASAYSVAVFHLMTHAFFKALLFLGAGSVIIGLHHDQDMRNMGGLRKYMPITWITSLVGSLALIGTPFFSGFYSKDSIIEAAHASTLFGSGFAYFAVLASVFVTAFYSFRMYFMVFHGEERFGKAHDDHGHHAPAHAANDAHAAHDAHDAHHDEAEEEHEHHGLAPGQKPHESPWVVTLPLVMLAIPSAVIGFFAIEPMLFGSFFKDVIFVNEAHHAMEELRSDFHGPIGMVAHAFGSAPLWLAIAGVASAYYCYMANPRLPAAIKQKFLPIFTLLDNKYYMDKFNDIVFAGGARMLGRGLWNAGDRGLIDGLIVNGSAKAVNWFSKITRLWQSGYIYHYAFVMIIGVLGFLVWFMPYPFK
- a CDS encoding NADH-quinone oxidoreductase subunit M; this translates as MMQSTFPLLSLAIWCPVAFGILVLAVGRDDNPTLVRWLSLLGAAVSFVVTLPIVRQFDNGFQGMQFVEKSVWIDRFNINYYLGIDGISLWFIPLTAFITVLVVISAWQVIEKKVAQYMGAFLILSGLMIGVFCTLDGMLFYVFFEATLIPMFIIVGVWGGTNRVYAAIKFFLYTLMGSLLMLVALLYLYFHSGTFEILTWHQLPLDMSEQILIFLAFLIAFAVKVPMWPVHTWLPDAHVEAPTGGSVVLAAIMLKLGGYGFLRFSLPITPDASHYLAGFIITLSLIAVIYIGLVALVQKDMKKLIAYSSIAHMGFVTLGFFIFNDIGVQGGIVQMISHGFVSGAMFLCIGVLYDRMHTREISAYGGVVNVMPRFAALFVLFSLANSGLPGTSGFVGEFMVILGAVKFNFWIGLLAATALILGAAYSLWLVKRVVFGAVTNSHVKEMLDLNKREFAMLGVLAIAVIAMGLYPAPFTDAMQVSVADLLKHVAITKLN
- the nuoK gene encoding NADH-quinone oxidoreductase subunit NuoK, translated to MVLSLAHYLILGAILFSIGVVGIFLNRKNLIVLLMAIELMLLAVNMNFIAFSYYLGDAAGQIFVFFILTVAAAEAAIGLAILVALFRNLDTINVEDLDSLKG